In Gordonia iterans, the following proteins share a genomic window:
- a CDS encoding DUF475 domain-containing protein, translated as MAVRTFALSVIITLASLIVAYLYGGPSAFLLCAILGVLEVSLSFDNAVMNATILQRMSLFWQRMFLTVGVLIAVFGMRVLFPLVIVWATAGLAPAAALELALNPPAHETPDNPSYETILTAAHPQIAALGGMFLLMIFLDYLFDGDREFWGRFVEYRLARIGRIRHAAVVVALLALLGGAGLVGPHERATVLTAGLIGMLLYLVIQGLTSLFAEAGQQSTVGEETEVWPAADGGEERSHPRPTPVPVAGKAAFFLFLYLEVLDASFSFDGVIGAFAITSDPIIIALGLGFIGAMFVRSITVYLVRAGTLAEYRYLANGAHWAIGALATILLVSLKFEVNEVITGLVGVTFIGAAMISSVRANRAEARAHTVASHESRAGASD; from the coding sequence ATGGCGGTCCGGACCTTCGCGCTCTCGGTGATCATCACCCTCGCCTCGCTGATCGTCGCGTATCTCTACGGCGGCCCGAGCGCCTTTCTGCTCTGCGCCATCCTCGGTGTTCTGGAGGTGTCACTCTCCTTCGACAACGCCGTGATGAACGCGACGATCCTGCAGCGGATGAGTCTGTTCTGGCAGCGGATGTTCCTGACCGTCGGCGTCCTGATCGCCGTGTTCGGGATGCGGGTGCTGTTTCCGCTCGTGATCGTATGGGCGACGGCGGGGCTGGCTCCGGCCGCCGCCCTGGAACTGGCGCTCAATCCGCCCGCACACGAGACGCCCGACAATCCCAGCTACGAGACCATCCTCACTGCTGCGCATCCGCAGATCGCTGCGCTGGGCGGCATGTTCCTGCTGATGATCTTCCTCGACTACCTGTTCGACGGCGATCGCGAGTTCTGGGGCCGGTTCGTCGAATACCGGCTCGCCCGGATCGGTCGCATCCGGCACGCCGCGGTGGTGGTCGCGTTGCTCGCGCTCCTGGGCGGCGCGGGGCTCGTCGGTCCCCACGAGCGGGCCACCGTGCTCACCGCAGGCCTCATCGGCATGCTGCTCTATCTGGTGATCCAGGGCTTGACCAGTCTCTTCGCCGAGGCGGGACAACAATCGACGGTCGGCGAGGAGACCGAGGTGTGGCCTGCCGCCGACGGCGGTGAGGAGCGTTCGCATCCGCGGCCCACGCCCGTTCCAGTGGCCGGCAAGGCCGCCTTCTTCCTGTTCCTCTACCTGGAGGTGCTGGATGCGTCGTTCTCCTTCGACGGCGTGATCGGCGCCTTCGCGATCACCTCCGATCCGATCATCATCGCGCTCGGCCTGGGATTCATCGGCGCGATGTTCGTTCGGTCGATCACGGTCTATTTGGTGCGCGCCGGCACGCTGGCCGAATACCGGTACCTGGCCAACGGTGCGCACTGGGCGATCGGGGCGCTGGCCACCATCCTCCTGGTCAGCCTGAAGTTCGAGGTGAACGAGGTGATCACCGGCCTGGTAGGGGTCACCTTCATCGGCGCCGCGATGATCTCCAGCGTTCGTGCGAACCGTGCCGAGGCCCGGGCACACACGGTCGCTTCGCATGAGTCGCGGGCCGGGGCCTCGGACTAG
- a CDS encoding RNA polymerase-binding protein RbpA, whose protein sequence is MADRVLRGSRMGAVSYETDRDHDLAPRRIVQYRTDNGEIFDIPFADDAEVPSKWPCKNGMEGTILEGAEPDEKKVKPPRTHWDMLLERRSEEELEELLKERMALLQKRRRGGTA, encoded by the coding sequence ATGGCTGATCGAGTACTCCGTGGAAGCCGTATGGGTGCGGTGAGCTACGAGACCGACCGCGATCACGACCTCGCGCCACGCCGGATCGTGCAGTACCGCACGGACAACGGCGAGATCTTCGACATCCCGTTCGCCGACGACGCCGAGGTCCCGTCGAAGTGGCCGTGCAAGAACGGCATGGAGGGCACCATCCTGGAGGGCGCCGAGCCCGACGAGAAGAAGGTCAAGCCCCCGCGCACCCACTGGGACATGCTGCTGGAGCGCCGCTCCGAGGAGGAGCTCGAGGAGCTCCTGAAGGAGCGAATGGCGCTGCTGCAGAAGCGCCGCCGCGGCGGCACCGCCTGA
- a CDS encoding polyprenol monophosphomannose synthase, whose translation MTGSRQGAEQVVGPQGAGGLVVIPTFNERENLPVIIGRLLESLSDIHVLVVDDSSPDGTGDVAEELAAADAAQRIHVMHRTVKDGLGKAYLAGFAWGLERDYPVIVEMDADGSHAPEQLHRLLEGINDGADLVIGSRYVPGGRLVNWPKRREILSKGANTYARLALGTGIRDITAGYRAYRAPVLRAIGLDDVESAGYCFQIDLAWRTLQRGFTVREVPITFTEREIGESKMDGGVIAESFFNVARWGWQGRTARFRT comes from the coding sequence ATGACGGGTAGTCGACAGGGAGCCGAGCAGGTCGTCGGGCCGCAGGGCGCCGGTGGACTCGTTGTGATCCCCACGTTCAACGAGCGCGAGAACCTGCCGGTGATCATCGGCAGGCTCCTGGAGTCGCTGAGCGACATTCACGTGCTCGTGGTCGACGACTCCAGCCCCGACGGCACCGGCGACGTCGCCGAAGAACTCGCCGCGGCCGACGCGGCCCAGCGCATCCACGTGATGCATCGCACCGTCAAGGACGGTCTGGGCAAGGCCTACCTGGCCGGCTTCGCCTGGGGTCTGGAGCGGGACTACCCGGTCATCGTCGAGATGGACGCCGACGGCAGTCACGCGCCGGAGCAACTGCATCGACTTCTCGAGGGCATCAACGACGGCGCGGACCTGGTGATCGGGTCGCGCTACGTCCCGGGCGGGCGATTGGTGAATTGGCCCAAGCGCCGCGAGATCCTGTCCAAGGGCGCGAACACCTATGCGCGGCTCGCGCTCGGCACCGGCATCCGCGACATCACGGCCGGTTACCGCGCCTACCGCGCTCCGGTTCTGCGGGCGATCGGGCTCGACGACGTCGAGTCGGCCGGCTACTGTTTCCAGATCGACCTCGCCTGGCGCACACTCCAGCGCGGTTTCACGGTCAGAGAGGTGCCGATCACCTTCACCGAGCGCGAGATCGGCGAGTCCAAGATGGACGGCGGGGTGATCGCCGAGTCGTTCTTCAACGTCGCCCGCTGGGGCTGGCAGGGCCGGACCGCCCGCTTCCGCACGTAG